A genome region from Vicinamibacterales bacterium includes the following:
- a CDS encoding EamA family transporter, whose protein sequence is MFNVRPLVLLAFATVYVVWGSTYLAIRFGIETIPPFFMAGVRFCIGGSLFIGWAIARGTKIPSNSLWRSAALVGVLMVAGGTGGVTWSEQFVPSGLTALLIAMVPLWIVLIDWARPGGSNPGSTVFFGLVIGLAGMTLLVNPVAVGGVREVNPVGALALVFATLSWATGSVYSRHARQSSSQTITVGMQMVSGGVTLLCMSTISGELSQVDLALISWRSVMAMVYLIGPGSLAYAAYLFLLRASTPTKAATYAYVNPIIALVLGAVIGGEQVSAWTLLCSAVIITGVVVIVTAKGRAVSS, encoded by the coding sequence GTGTTCAACGTCAGACCATTGGTCCTCCTCGCCTTCGCTACGGTCTACGTCGTGTGGGGGTCGACCTATCTAGCAATCCGATTTGGTATCGAAACGATTCCGCCATTCTTTATGGCCGGGGTACGTTTCTGTATTGGTGGCAGTCTTTTTATTGGCTGGGCGATTGCACGAGGTACGAAAATTCCGTCCAACTCGCTCTGGCGGTCCGCCGCGCTCGTTGGCGTGTTAATGGTCGCTGGCGGCACCGGTGGGGTTACGTGGTCAGAACAGTTCGTACCATCAGGCCTGACGGCGCTTCTGATTGCCATGGTCCCGCTCTGGATTGTATTAATTGACTGGGCACGACCTGGCGGTTCAAATCCTGGAAGCACTGTTTTTTTTGGCCTGGTGATTGGCCTGGCTGGGATGACATTGTTGGTGAACCCGGTGGCGGTGGGGGGAGTCCGTGAGGTCAACCCGGTCGGAGCGCTTGCGCTGGTGTTTGCGACGCTAAGTTGGGCAACCGGCTCGGTTTACTCCAGGCATGCGAGGCAGTCATCGTCGCAAACCATCACGGTCGGGATGCAAATGGTTAGTGGTGGCGTCACTTTACTGTGCATGAGCACCATCAGCGGTGAACTGAGTCAGGTCGACCTTGCGCTCATATCATGGCGGTCTGTAATGGCTATGGTCTATCTCATTGGGCCGGGGTCATTGGCGTATGCTGCGTATCTGTTCTTGTTGCGTGCGTCCACCCCAACGAAGGCAGCGACCTACGCCTACGTTAATCCGATCATTGCGCTTGTGCTCGGTGCTGTTATCGGTGGTGAACAGGTCAGCGCGTGGACGCTCCTCTGCTCAGCCGTGATCATTACCGGCGTCGTTGTGATCGTGACCGCCAAGGGTCGCGCAGTCTCTAGCTAG
- a CDS encoding MIP/aquaporin family protein, whose translation MSAFVAELIGTMILVVLGDGVVANVLLTRSKGEGSGWMVIATGWGLAVSVAVYAVGSVSGAHINPAVTVGLASIGRFPWADVPIYIAGQLLGAILGGVVVWLAYRPHWQGTADPDLKLAVFCTAPAVRQFGANVVTEIIGTLILVLGVLTILSPENLAPETGFPMGMGPLLVGMLVWSIGLSLGGPTGYAINPARDLGPRIAHCLLPIPGKRDSDWAYSWVPVVGPLIGGVLGALCYRLLWVA comes from the coding sequence ATGTCAGCTTTTGTCGCCGAACTGATAGGCACGATGATTCTTGTTGTTTTAGGTGACGGTGTGGTGGCCAACGTTTTACTAACCCGCTCGAAAGGTGAGGGGAGTGGGTGGATGGTTATTGCAACCGGCTGGGGTCTCGCCGTTTCTGTCGCGGTGTATGCGGTTGGGAGTGTGAGCGGTGCTCATATTAACCCAGCTGTGACTGTCGGTCTCGCTTCGATTGGTCGTTTTCCTTGGGCCGATGTGCCTATCTATATTGCCGGTCAACTGCTCGGGGCGATTCTAGGTGGTGTTGTCGTCTGGCTTGCCTACCGACCGCATTGGCAAGGCACTGCGGACCCTGACCTCAAGTTGGCCGTCTTTTGCACGGCCCCGGCTGTCCGCCAATTCGGCGCTAATGTTGTGACTGAGATCATCGGCACCCTTATTCTCGTTCTTGGCGTGCTCACCATCTTATCGCCGGAGAACCTTGCTCCCGAAACAGGGTTCCCGATGGGAATGGGACCTTTGTTGGTGGGCATGTTGGTCTGGTCGATCGGGCTGTCACTGGGTGGGCCGACCGGATATGCCATCAACCCAGCGAGAGACCTAGGTCCGCGAATCGCGCATTGTCTTCTACCGATTCCGGGTAAGCGTGATTCTGACTGGGCTTACTCTTGGGTGCCGGTCGTGGGACCCCTTATCGGAGGAGTGTTGGGTGCACTCTGCTATCGTCTACTCTGGGTAGCCTGA
- a CDS encoding UDP-glucose--hexose-1-phosphate uridylyltransferase, translating to MSLRIDSSHRRYNPLLDEWVLTSPQRLERPWQGRIDEGAEIGRATYDPKCYLCPGNTRASGKVNPGYTSTYAFDNDFPAFTNSTPIDGPQPSRLLRTEGVVGTCRVLCFSPRHDLALSRMTASGVRAVVDAWSEETERATRHDVVRYVQIFENRGELMGCSNPHPHCQLWAVNHVPTIPARKQTTQRLYYKTHGRDLLGDYLDVELTEGERIVSANEGWVALVPFWAVWPFEIMVVPRRYVASLIDLSDDERASLATIITDVTKRYDTLFDCEFPYSMGWHGRPSDGTFQDGWRLHAAYYPPLLRSATVRKFLVGYEMTAEPQRDLTAEEAAARLRTPLELDGGGPSGGQPS from the coding sequence ATGTCCCTCAGGATTGATAGCTCTCATCGACGCTACAACCCACTGCTCGACGAATGGGTTCTAACATCGCCGCAACGGTTAGAACGACCGTGGCAGGGCCGAATCGATGAAGGAGCGGAGATCGGTCGAGCTACATACGACCCCAAGTGCTACCTCTGTCCGGGTAACACTCGGGCAAGTGGAAAAGTAAATCCTGGATACACAAGTACATACGCCTTTGACAATGATTTTCCGGCATTCACGAACTCGACACCTATTGATGGACCTCAACCATCTAGGCTCTTGCGCACTGAGGGCGTGGTCGGCACGTGCCGCGTGCTCTGCTTTTCGCCTCGACACGACCTGGCTTTATCTCGAATGACAGCGAGCGGTGTTCGCGCGGTGGTTGACGCTTGGAGCGAGGAGACCGAGCGGGCCACGAGACATGACGTAGTCCGATACGTTCAGATTTTCGAGAATCGCGGCGAATTAATGGGGTGTAGTAATCCACATCCCCATTGCCAGCTCTGGGCGGTCAACCACGTGCCGACCATTCCGGCTCGAAAACAAACAACGCAGCGCCTTTATTACAAGACACACGGCCGGGATCTGTTGGGTGACTATCTAGACGTGGAACTTACGGAAGGCGAACGTATCGTATCGGCTAACGAAGGTTGGGTCGCGCTAGTACCGTTCTGGGCGGTGTGGCCATTCGAAATCATGGTAGTGCCCCGTCGTTACGTTGCCAGCCTCATTGACCTCAGCGACGACGAACGTGCCAGTCTAGCAACGATCATCACGGACGTTACAAAACGATACGATACTCTCTTTGACTGCGAGTTCCCCTATTCAATGGGATGGCACGGCCGGCCTTCCGACGGAACATTTCAAGACGGTTGGCGTCTTCACGCCGCTTACTACCCACCACTTCTTCGCTCAGCCACAGTCAGAAAGTTCTTGGTCGGCTACGAGATGACAGCTGAGCCGCAACGGGACCTAACCGCGGAAGAAGCCGCTGCTCGACTCCGCACCCCATTAGAACTTGATGGAGGTGGCCCCTCAGGAGGGCAACCATCGTGA
- the galK gene encoding galactokinase, translating to MSVDPAEVVNDFRQAFNGQSPPLIARAPGRINLVGEHTDYHGGFVLPAAIDREVLIAAGPRDDQTLQVLATAYNEHATIDLRTLRVTGIAGKTRWADYIAGTAWAFGEAGHKLVGANMAVRSDVPIGAGLASSACLEMAVARALCAISGIPWDAVVMAKLARKAENAFVGVQCGIMDQLVSGIGIAGHALLLDCRSLTVEPVTMPADLSVVVMDTGTRRTLDTTEYAARRDACTVALRAIQERQADIRTLRDVDLPLLESIRQKVGITAFRRAAHVIAENARPAQLAAAFTIGDWQLAGKLINASHASLRDLYEVSTPELDLITDLAKDTAGCYGARMTGAGFGGSAIALVTSDAVKSFISHVSAAYRAKGPSTGEVFACQLVSGASIFLFDSGSLDRTL from the coding sequence GTGAGCGTGGATCCTGCCGAGGTGGTCAACGACTTCCGGCAAGCGTTCAACGGACAATCACCACCCCTTATCGCCAGAGCGCCAGGTCGCATTAATCTGGTTGGCGAGCATACTGACTATCACGGCGGATTTGTTCTTCCGGCTGCCATCGATCGTGAAGTTCTCATTGCGGCTGGCCCGCGAGATGACCAGACACTGCAGGTGTTGGCCACCGCCTACAACGAGCACGCCACAATCGACTTACGTACTCTTCGGGTGACAGGTATAGCCGGCAAGACCCGTTGGGCCGACTACATAGCTGGTACCGCTTGGGCATTTGGGGAAGCAGGTCACAAACTCGTAGGAGCCAACATGGCAGTGCGTAGCGACGTGCCAATTGGAGCCGGACTCGCGTCATCAGCCTGCTTAGAAATGGCCGTAGCACGCGCCTTATGTGCGATTAGTGGAATTCCCTGGGATGCTGTGGTGATGGCAAAGCTTGCCCGGAAAGCTGAGAATGCCTTCGTCGGCGTGCAGTGCGGCATTATGGACCAGTTGGTATCCGGCATAGGCATTGCAGGTCACGCGTTACTGTTGGATTGCCGGTCGCTGACGGTTGAACCGGTCACCATGCCAGCAGACCTGTCCGTCGTCGTAATGGATACTGGAACTCGACGGACGTTGGACACCACAGAATACGCTGCACGGCGTGATGCATGCACTGTCGCACTCAGGGCCATTCAAGAACGTCAGGCAGACATCCGAACGTTGCGTGACGTCGACCTCCCTCTTCTGGAATCGATCCGGCAGAAAGTGGGCATTACCGCATTTAGGCGTGCTGCCCATGTCATCGCTGAGAACGCACGTCCCGCCCAACTTGCCGCGGCCTTCACGATTGGCGATTGGCAACTGGCCGGGAAGCTCATTAATGCATCGCATGCGAGCCTACGTGATCTCTATGAGGTTTCCACTCCTGAACTCGATCTCATCACAGACTTAGCGAAAGATACGGCGGGGTGTTACGGCGCCCGAATGACAGGTGCGGGTTTCGGCGGTAGTGCCATTGCGCTTGTAACTTCAGATGCTGTCAAGTCATTCATCTCACATGTGTCAGCTGCTTATCGGGCCAAAGGACCTTCGACAGGCGAGGTGTTTGCCTGTCAGTTAGTGTCAGGCGCCTCAATTTTTCTGTTTGACAGCGGGTCGTTGGATAGAACCCTGTAG
- a CDS encoding MFS transporter → MTSTTSARYALVFSCLGHSYMHLFAVYFFLVVLPLEREWAMPYHELISLWTIGSLLVGAMALPAGWLGDRWSAPGMLVLFFLGLGGAAIICGLATSPTVMWAGLCLLGAFAAIYHPVGIAWLVRTTTESRGKVLGINGVFGNAGVAGAGLVAGTLIDLFGWRIAFLAPGAISLATGVVMLYCLISGRLTGDAARRLPARADGQTGQLRAFVLLLITMFGGAIIYQATQIALPKVFAVRLVEFVGSSTFGVGAFIALVYGFAGLTQVASGYLADRFDLKMVYIGTFLLQIPVLWIAASAGGVSLVAASTLLVMANTGSLPAENMLLAAATPEQRHGVAFGLKFVLAFGAAPLAIRLVAYVNDTTGGFSLLFTILTTVGIGVVVAAALLPKLKRPQKESREISPEPNALAEHTGTL, encoded by the coding sequence GTGACGTCAACGACTTCGGCTCGCTACGCGCTTGTGTTCTCCTGTCTTGGTCATAGTTACATGCACTTGTTCGCGGTGTACTTCTTCCTCGTTGTATTGCCACTCGAGCGAGAGTGGGCCATGCCGTATCATGAATTGATCAGCCTCTGGACGATCGGCTCGCTCCTGGTGGGCGCCATGGCGCTTCCCGCTGGCTGGCTCGGGGACCGCTGGAGCGCACCAGGCATGTTAGTCCTGTTCTTTCTTGGTCTAGGCGGTGCAGCAATTATTTGTGGGCTCGCGACGTCACCAACCGTTATGTGGGCTGGCCTGTGCCTCCTCGGGGCTTTCGCTGCTATCTACCACCCGGTCGGCATCGCTTGGCTGGTTCGCACCACCACGGAAAGCCGAGGCAAGGTGCTCGGCATCAACGGAGTATTTGGGAACGCTGGCGTGGCCGGCGCAGGGCTCGTCGCCGGAACACTGATTGACCTTTTTGGTTGGCGGATAGCCTTCCTTGCGCCCGGCGCCATCTCGCTGGCCACGGGAGTAGTCATGCTCTACTGTCTAATCAGCGGAAGGCTTACCGGTGATGCTGCGCGTCGTCTCCCTGCACGGGCTGATGGTCAGACTGGACAGTTACGGGCGTTTGTACTGTTACTAATTACAATGTTTGGAGGAGCGATCATCTACCAGGCTACGCAGATCGCACTCCCAAAAGTCTTTGCGGTGAGACTCGTGGAGTTTGTTGGTAGTTCGACATTCGGAGTTGGCGCATTCATCGCGCTCGTGTACGGGTTCGCCGGACTAACACAGGTCGCATCGGGTTACCTCGCAGATCGCTTCGACCTCAAGATGGTGTATATCGGCACATTCTTGTTACAAATCCCGGTGCTCTGGATCGCTGCGAGTGCCGGCGGAGTGTCCCTTGTTGCGGCCTCAACTCTCTTGGTCATGGCTAACACCGGTTCGCTGCCAGCTGAGAACATGCTTCTTGCCGCCGCGACGCCTGAGCAAAGACATGGAGTTGCTTTCGGACTGAAGTTTGTCCTCGCGTTTGGTGCAGCTCCACTGGCAATCAGGCTGGTAGCTTACGTCAATGACACAACAGGCGGCTTCTCCCTCCTGTTCACCATCCTCACAACGGTGGGCATTGGGGTCGTTGTTGCCGCAGCGCTTCTGCCCAAGTTAAAGCGACCGCAAAAAGAATCCCGCGAAATCTCTCCGGAGCCAAACGCACTCGCTGAGCACACGGGCACTCTCTAG
- a CDS encoding DUF3014 domain-containing protein, whose translation MTQFDDFQYNPPPSESSNGSPRWQSVAIVVGGVALVTAAIVAVYLVNRGPNETVPAEAQTVIESTPPEISVTEPDPEPDVPETVNLPALDESDGFVRELVSTLSAHPTLVAWLATDELIRTFVVVVENIAEGQTPARHLGGLSLKEPFGTSGDRQQLVIDPRSYVRYDLIADAFNSVHVEGAAQLYEQLKPLLDEAYRNLGHPDGDFHQALAQAVRQIVEVPIVDGEIALVSRTVAFQFADLSLERLAPVQRQAIRMGSRNLRVVQQKLHELSSALGLEPSVTVG comes from the coding sequence ATGACTCAATTTGACGATTTCCAGTACAACCCGCCACCATCAGAATCGTCCAACGGTTCGCCTCGATGGCAATCCGTAGCAATCGTGGTGGGAGGCGTCGCATTGGTCACCGCAGCTATCGTCGCTGTATATCTCGTAAACCGCGGTCCCAATGAAACGGTGCCGGCCGAAGCCCAGACCGTCATCGAATCAACGCCTCCTGAAATTAGTGTGACAGAACCCGACCCGGAACCTGATGTACCCGAGACGGTTAACCTCCCAGCACTTGATGAGAGCGACGGTTTCGTTCGTGAACTCGTAAGCACACTGTCTGCACATCCTACGTTGGTCGCCTGGCTTGCAACGGATGAACTCATACGAACATTCGTGGTCGTTGTAGAAAATATCGCGGAAGGACAGACACCGGCGCGCCACTTAGGAGGTCTCTCGCTGAAAGAACCGTTCGGCACCTCGGGCGATCGCCAACAGTTAGTCATTGATCCTCGGAGCTATGTGCGCTACGACCTTATCGCCGACGCGTTTAATTCAGTGCACGTCGAGGGTGCCGCACAGCTATACGAACAACTAAAGCCGTTACTCGATGAGGCTTACCGCAATTTGGGACATCCCGACGGTGATTTTCACCAAGCCCTTGCCCAAGCGGTGCGTCAGATCGTCGAGGTGCCAATCGTCGATGGCGAAATCGCACTTGTTTCGCGCACTGTTGCATTTCAGTTTGCTGATTTGTCACTTGAAAGGCTAGCTCCAGTGCAGCGGCAAGCCATACGGATGGGTTCTCGCAACCTTCGAGTAGTCCAGCAAAAACTTCACGAATTATCTAGCGCATTGGGGTTAGAACCGTCCGTTACTGTGGGCTGA
- a CDS encoding 2Fe-2S iron-sulfur cluster-binding protein — MPKLTVVGYAPVDVADGRRLVLAMEQDAGVDVLHACGGGARRTTCRVEFISGEPEQITEAEQERLSQRNLTGGPSFLSDKA, encoded by the coding sequence ATACCAAAATTAACAGTTGTAGGATATGCGCCTGTTGATGTTGCAGACGGTAGACGGTTGGTCTTAGCTATGGAACAGGATGCGGGCGTGGATGTGCTACACGCGTGCGGTGGCGGTGCAAGGCGTACGACGTGTCGTGTCGAGTTCATCTCTGGCGAACCCGAGCAGATCACGGAAGCTGAGCAGGAGCGATTATCACAGCGTAATCTCACGGGGGGTCCGTCTTTCCTGTCAGATAAGGCGTGA
- a CDS encoding DUF2007 domain-containing protein, with product MIRIYVARHPTDAHLFKGILESEGIDALVRGEALFGARGEAPLTFDTLPSVWVLDTEQVGRASELAREYSRDVVPEGASSNWRCATCREFVEQQFTACWNCGSLRVT from the coding sequence GTGATCCGCATCTATGTGGCCAGGCATCCAACCGACGCGCATCTATTCAAGGGAATTCTTGAAAGTGAAGGGATTGACGCATTGGTGCGAGGCGAAGCTCTGTTCGGTGCTCGAGGGGAAGCCCCGCTGACATTTGACACGCTACCGTCGGTGTGGGTGCTGGATACAGAACAGGTCGGTCGGGCAAGCGAACTCGCCCGCGAATATTCGAGGGATGTTGTCCCAGAGGGTGCTTCAAGTAATTGGCGTTGCGCCACGTGTCGAGAGTTTGTTGAACAGCAGTTTACCGCGTGTTGGAATTGCGGTTCATTACGCGTTACCTAA
- a CDS encoding ABC transporter permease — protein sequence MVLGISLGQWLRTLAPALSLAAAVLFFYAIPPHPPLTLFDLRLVAVHAMIVGTAAIGMTFVIISAGIDLSVGSAIALVSVAAALVLENGGGVGSALIVALSTGALCGFYNGLLVTGLRLPPFIATLGTLGFYRGVAKWISGSIPVTAPTKGLDLWVNPIPNPPWLFVAPGVWLMLALAVAFILLLRYSVLGQHALAIGSNEATARLCGIRVTRTKIAIYVLAGSLTGLAGLMQFARLTQGDPTVAIGLELDIIAAVVIGGGSLSGGQGSIVGTLAGAVLMAYLRNRSAVLGWPNFVEEMIVGHIIIVAVAVDRWRASRSS from the coding sequence ATGGTGCTAGGCATATCGCTTGGCCAGTGGCTACGAACACTGGCACCCGCGCTAAGCCTAGCTGCTGCAGTACTGTTCTTCTATGCAATTCCACCGCATCCGCCACTGACGCTATTTGATCTGAGGCTGGTCGCAGTACATGCGATGATCGTCGGCACGGCGGCGATCGGGATGACTTTTGTCATCATTAGTGCGGGAATTGATCTTTCCGTTGGATCGGCCATCGCCCTAGTCAGTGTTGCAGCAGCACTTGTTCTCGAGAATGGTGGGGGTGTCGGTTCCGCGCTCATCGTAGCCTTGAGCACGGGAGCACTCTGTGGATTCTACAACGGCTTGCTTGTAACGGGCCTCCGTCTGCCTCCATTCATTGCGACCCTCGGGACGCTGGGTTTCTATCGCGGCGTTGCAAAGTGGATTTCCGGAAGCATCCCGGTCACAGCGCCCACAAAAGGACTCGACTTGTGGGTTAATCCTATTCCTAATCCACCTTGGTTGTTTGTGGCGCCTGGCGTGTGGCTAATGTTAGCTCTTGCTGTCGCGTTTATTCTCCTTCTACGCTATTCGGTACTCGGACAGCACGCGTTGGCGATCGGCTCAAACGAAGCCACCGCACGGCTCTGCGGCATCCGTGTTACGCGCACCAAGATTGCTATCTACGTACTGGCTGGGTCGCTTACTGGACTCGCCGGCCTTATGCAGTTCGCACGGCTAACCCAAGGTGATCCGACTGTAGCTATTGGCCTCGAACTCGACATTATTGCCGCTGTGGTGATTGGTGGAGGGTCGCTCAGTGGTGGCCAGGGTTCAATCGTCGGAACACTCGCGGGTGCAGTCCTGATGGCTTATCTTAGAAATCGGAGTGCAGTGCTAGGTTGGCCGAACTTTGTAGAGGAGATGATCGTCGGTCATATCATCATTGTGGCTGTGGCCGTGGATCGGTGGCGTGCTAGTCGGTCAAGTTAG
- a CDS encoding sugar ABC transporter ATP-binding protein produces MSGITKRFGATVALDAVDLEVCPGEVLALVGENGAGKSTLMKILSGAVQPDEGNTRLDGAVFTPAGPLAARASGIAMIYQESNVVPNLSVEANLVLGAERHRFGLIDRSAHRRKIRGVLERLGRPELPLATPVSRLSTGDRQLVEIARALLTDARVVIMDEPTSSLGLVEIDRLFNIISGLRREGVAVIYISHFLAEVQRIADRFLVLRDGRVVGHGATTTVTVADLIELMIGRRLPDMFPISSRPTGMPLLTLNDVGTAEWSSRLINLTVHRGEILGLAGLVGAGRTELLRSICGLDPVVSGEVTVAGYSGGKSWRHTGLKPGVGLLSENRQTEGLALGLSVGNNMLLSRLEPFTKWGWLDTRTMQQTVERFIARCGIRARGAGQPVGELSGGNQQKVAFARLLHQDVDVLLLDEPTRGIDVASKAKIYEWIGKLVERGKGVVLVSDYIPELLSVCDRITVMHRNQVIATRSAKDWTEHDILNAATSGEGKVA; encoded by the coding sequence ATGTCTGGCATTACAAAGCGTTTCGGTGCGACGGTTGCGCTTGATGCTGTTGACCTTGAAGTTTGCCCAGGTGAAGTCCTCGCGCTGGTTGGAGAAAACGGAGCGGGCAAGTCGACGCTAATGAAGATCTTGTCCGGCGCTGTACAGCCGGATGAGGGAAACACCCGTCTTGATGGTGCGGTGTTTACGCCGGCTGGTCCACTCGCGGCCCGTGCCTCAGGCATCGCGATGATCTATCAGGAGTCCAATGTTGTACCCAACCTGAGCGTTGAGGCCAACCTAGTGCTGGGCGCCGAGCGTCACCGGTTCGGACTCATCGATCGGTCGGCACACCGCCGAAAGATTCGTGGGGTGCTTGAGCGACTGGGTCGTCCAGAGTTACCACTCGCCACGCCGGTTAGTCGGCTCTCGACTGGTGATCGTCAACTGGTTGAGATTGCTAGGGCCCTGTTGACCGATGCACGAGTTGTAATCATGGATGAACCGACGAGCAGTCTAGGGCTTGTCGAAATCGACAGGCTTTTCAACATTATTTCTGGGTTACGCCGCGAAGGCGTCGCTGTTATCTACATTTCTCACTTTTTGGCGGAGGTGCAGCGGATTGCCGATCGCTTTCTGGTGCTCCGCGATGGGCGGGTGGTTGGCCATGGTGCCACCACTACGGTGACGGTTGCTGACCTGATTGAACTTATGATTGGCCGACGCCTACCCGACATGTTTCCGATCTCGTCGCGGCCTACCGGCATGCCGCTACTAACCTTAAACGACGTGGGTACTGCCGAGTGGTCGTCAAGGCTGATCAATCTAACGGTGCACCGTGGCGAGATTCTGGGCCTAGCCGGGCTCGTCGGTGCGGGCAGAACTGAATTACTACGCTCCATCTGCGGCCTGGACCCAGTCGTTTCCGGAGAGGTGACTGTGGCTGGATACAGCGGTGGGAAGTCCTGGCGCCACACTGGTCTCAAACCAGGGGTAGGTCTATTGAGTGAAAATCGGCAAACGGAAGGATTAGCGCTAGGACTTTCGGTTGGGAATAACATGCTGCTGAGCCGACTGGAGCCGTTTACCAAGTGGGGTTGGCTCGATACCCGCACGATGCAGCAGACCGTGGAACGGTTCATCGCGAGGTGTGGCATTCGGGCACGAGGTGCGGGGCAGCCGGTGGGTGAGTTGTCCGGTGGTAATCAGCAGAAGGTGGCGTTCGCGCGTCTGCTGCATCAGGATGTGGACGTCCTACTGCTGGATGAACCAACTCGCGGGATCGATGTGGCAAGCAAGGCGAAGATTTACGAGTGGATCGGTAAGTTAGTCGAAAGGGGTAAGGGCGTCGTATTGGTATCGGACTATATCCCAGAGCTGCTCAGCGTATGCGATCGAATCACCGTTATGCACCGGAACCAAGTGATAGCTACGCGATCGGCCAAAGACTGGACCGAGCATGACATCTTAAATGCGGCGACGAGCGGGGAAGGCAAGGTCGCTTGA
- a CDS encoding substrate-binding domain-containing protein — MNRLGCLGILVVTLLPVFACDSGGPETNGGGEVDQFRVAVVPKGTTHDFWKAVHVGALKAEKEFGVEVIFRGPEREDDRDQQISLVQNLISSGVDAIVIAPLDQHALVPSVRLAMQAGIPVVVFDSGLAAEAGTDYISYVSTPNVEGGRIAGKRMGDLLGGQGRVLLLRHAEGSESTMRREEGFVEALSAFTGIELIDPERYAGVTTATAQIASESLLTTYDYVDGVFCANESCTFGLLLALRSLGLVGDIRLVGFDANERLVAALEQGDLEGLVVQSPVEMGYLGVKTAVDYLKGVTVELRQNTGVTLATRENMQDPIIAELLTPDLSRLLDR, encoded by the coding sequence ATGAATCGGTTGGGTTGTTTGGGAATATTGGTGGTGACACTTTTACCGGTGTTTGCGTGCGACAGCGGTGGCCCCGAAACAAATGGTGGCGGCGAGGTGGATCAGTTTCGGGTCGCGGTCGTGCCGAAGGGGACGACTCACGATTTTTGGAAAGCGGTCCACGTGGGTGCACTGAAGGCCGAAAAGGAATTCGGTGTTGAAGTGATCTTCCGTGGTCCAGAGCGTGAGGATGATCGGGACCAACAAATCTCGCTTGTGCAGAACTTAATTAGCAGCGGTGTCGATGCGATTGTAATAGCGCCGCTTGATCAGCATGCCCTCGTACCTTCCGTACGCCTAGCCATGCAAGCTGGAATTCCTGTCGTTGTTTTCGATTCTGGGCTCGCCGCTGAAGCCGGTACTGATTACATTAGCTATGTGTCGACACCCAATGTCGAGGGTGGCCGGATTGCCGGAAAGCGCATGGGGGACCTCCTTGGAGGACAAGGACGGGTGCTTCTGTTACGGCACGCTGAAGGTTCAGAGAGCACCATGCGGCGTGAGGAAGGGTTTGTCGAGGCCCTGTCTGCTTTTACCGGTATCGAGTTGATTGATCCGGAGCGGTATGCAGGTGTCACGACGGCCACTGCACAGATCGCCTCGGAGAGTCTCCTGACGACCTACGATTACGTTGATGGTGTTTTTTGTGCGAACGAATCGTGCACATTTGGCCTGCTACTGGCGCTTCGTAGCCTGGGCTTGGTTGGGGATATACGGTTGGTTGGGTTCGATGCTAATGAGAGACTCGTGGCTGCACTAGAGCAGGGTGACCTTGAAGGGCTCGTTGTTCAGAGCCCAGTGGAGATGGGCTACCTAGGCGTCAAAACCGCCGTCGATTACCTGAAAGGCGTAACTGTTGAGCTCCGGCAGAATACAGGAGTGACACTCGCAACCCGTGAGAACATGCAGGATCCCATAATTGCCGAACTGCTGACTCCAGACCTTTCTCGCCTCCTCGATCGATGA